The stretch of DNA TTCCTGCAGGCGGGTTATATTATCCTTGGAATACAACATTTATTGATTATTCAACAAACATAGATAGAATGCTTAAAATTGATATTGAATCAGAGATAAAGGCCATTGAACAATACGAAGAACACAAAACGATTATAAAGGATAGATATATCGTAGAATTACTTAATAGAATAATTGAAGATGAAAAGCTTCATCTAAAGATTTTTAAAGATTTAAAGTTAAATCATGAAAAGAAGTAATTAAATTTTTTAGGTCGCTATTGAGTTTATTGCTCAAAAGCGATTTTTTTATCGAATTAATTGAATACAAATATCGTATAATAACTAAAACGACATTTTATTTCAAATTTACAAAAAATATTATATATTTTTTCATTGATTAAATTAAGTTAATGTATTAAAATATTTAATAAATTTTGCTATTGGAGGTAAAAATTATGTCGAATATAAGTTTGGATTATTCTAAGGCAATTAAATTTATAAGCGTAGATGAAATAAAAAACCTTGAAGGGCAAATAAATGATGCTCATGACAAATTGCACAATAAGACAGGAGCAGGTGGTGACTTTTTAGGATGGGTTACTCTGCCCAAGGATTATGACAAGGAAGAGTTTGAAAGAATCATCAAGGCGGCTGAAAAAATAAAGTCTGATTCTGATGCACTTGTTGTTATAGGAATTGGAGGTTCTTACTTAGGGGCTAGAGCAGCAATTGAAATGCTAAATCATACATTTTATAATGCATTTCCAAAGAATAAGAGGAATACTCCAGAGATATACTTTGTAGGCAATAACATAAGCCCTGTTTATATGCATGATTTACTTCAAATTTTAGAGGGAAAAAATATTTCAGTAAATGTAATATCTAAATCCGGAACTACAACTGAACCTGCTATTGCGTTTAGAATATTTAAAGAATACATGGAAAATAAATATGGAAAGGATGAAGCAAGGAAGAGGATATATGCCACGACAGATAAAGCAAGAGGAGCATTAAGAAAGCTTGCTGTTGAAGAAGGCTATGAGACTTTTGTAATACCAGATGATGTTGGCGGAAGATATTCAGTTTTAACAGCAGTGGGGCTTCTTCCAATAGCGGTAAGCGGTATAGATATAAGGGAAATGATGAAGGGTGCATACGATGGTATGGTTGAATATGCTGATAAAGATTTGTTTAATAATCCAGCTTATCTTTATGCAGCTATAAGAAATGCATTGTATAGAAAAGGAAAGACAGTTGAAATAATGGCCAATTATGAACCTTCACTACATTTCTTTGCTGAGTGGTGGAAACAGCTTTATGGTGAAAGCGAAGGAAAAGATGGAAAGGGTATTTATCCTGCTTCTGTTGACTTTACTACAGACCTTCATTCAATGGGACAATATATACAGGATGGTATGAGGCATATATTCGAAACCGTTCTTAATGTTGAAAAACCAAAGTATGATATTGAAATAAAGGAAGATAAGGACAACATTGATGGACTAAACTTCTTAGCAGGAAAGACAATGGATTTTGTTAATAAGAAGGCGTTTGAAGGAACAGTGCTTGCTCATACTGATGGAAATGTTCCTAATATCATAATTAATGTTCCAGAATTAACTCCGTTCTATTTTGGAAAGATTGTATACATGTTTGAAAAGGCCTGTGGAATAAGCGGATATCTTCTTGGAGTTAATCCATTCGACCAACCAGGTGTTGAAGCATACAAAAAGAATATGTTTGCACTCCTTGGTAAACCTGGCTATGAAGCAGAAAGAAAAATACTCGAAGAAAGATTATCGAAATAATCATTTTAACTGTTTGAATTATTGAACCCAATGGATGATTTCTGAGGCTTCGCTCATTTCGCCAAGCAACTCTAAGCCTTTCTTTGTTTTCAATAGTCCTACCCTCGCGAGACTTCATCCGTGAAGTCCGCTCGGCTCAGCTCGTCCTGAGCTGAATTACGGACTATTGAAAAGTCGAAAGGCAAGAGTTACTAAGGCTTATGAGAGGCGCCTTTTAAAATCATCCATTGGGTTTTATAGAAGTTTGTATATAAAATTAAAAGTGACATTATGATTCAAGTTCGATGATTTCGAATTTGTCAAAATCTATTTCTTCAATAAAATTGTCCTGATTGAAGGATGTCTTTCTTATATTGTTATACTCATCAAGGTTATGTGGAAGCCAGTAGGGTTTCTGAATATCAAGTCTGTAGCAAAGTTCAGTTATACATTTTTTTAATTGTTCCTGATATTCTATATTTTCAGCAATTGTAACTTCATCATGTTTTATTAACCTGTTGTTTTTTATTATTTTTCCCCATAATCTTAGCATATTGATTCACCTCGTAAAAAAATATATTATATATTATATCACGGTATTTATAAAACTGAATATTTTTGTTAATATTAAGTAT from Caloramator mitchellensis encodes:
- a CDS encoding glucose-6-phosphate isomerase — encoded protein: MSNISLDYSKAIKFISVDEIKNLEGQINDAHDKLHNKTGAGGDFLGWVTLPKDYDKEEFERIIKAAEKIKSDSDALVVIGIGGSYLGARAAIEMLNHTFYNAFPKNKRNTPEIYFVGNNISPVYMHDLLQILEGKNISVNVISKSGTTTEPAIAFRIFKEYMENKYGKDEARKRIYATTDKARGALRKLAVEEGYETFVIPDDVGGRYSVLTAVGLLPIAVSGIDIREMMKGAYDGMVEYADKDLFNNPAYLYAAIRNALYRKGKTVEIMANYEPSLHFFAEWWKQLYGESEGKDGKGIYPASVDFTTDLHSMGQYIQDGMRHIFETVLNVEKPKYDIEIKEDKDNIDGLNFLAGKTMDFVNKKAFEGTVLAHTDGNVPNIIINVPELTPFYFGKIVYMFEKACGISGYLLGVNPFDQPGVEAYKKNMFALLGKPGYEAERKILEERLSK